The Caloenas nicobarica isolate bCalNic1 chromosome Z, bCalNic1.hap1, whole genome shotgun sequence genome has a segment encoding these proteins:
- the FSD1L gene encoding FSD1-like protein, producing MDEQRETLQRIVSTLANKNDEIHNFIDMLNHTIKNVQINSSNAISELDEEFDGLYSVLDEMKGSMTNTIQQEEASKIQALQDQLSRCNDALESSEELLELAVQSLDIKDREEFLKTARQIKDRVTMASAFRISLKPKVSDSMSHLMVDFALERRMLQAVKFLPVPKAPEIDLAACLVADNCITVAWRMPEEDSRVDHFILEYKKTNFDGLPRVKDEQRWELIDYIKATEYTLSGLKFDTKYMNLRVQACNKAVAGEYSDPVTLETKAFVFSLDSTSSHLNLKVEDTYVEWDPTGGKGQEKIKGKENKSSGQNPLLKSNRRSSTSSPKRTSISPRSSARGSRDRFIGESYTVLGDTAIESGQHYWEVRVQKDCKSYSVGVTYRNLGKFDQLGKTNSSWCIHINNWLQTTFSAKHNNKTKILDVPVPDRIGVYCDFDGGHLAFYNANSKELLHTFRTKFTQPLLPGFMIWCGGLTVNTGLQVPSPVKTLQKSENGLSGSTSSLNNIA from the exons GAGACCCTGCAAAGGATTGTCTCTACTCTAGCGAACAAAAATGATGAAATTCACAACTTCATTGACATGCTGAACCATACAATAAAAAATGTTCAG ATAAACTCTTCTAATGCAATCAGCGAGCTGGATGAAGAATTTGATGGTCTGTATTCTGTTTTGGATGAGATGAAGGGGAGTATGACCAACACTATTCAGCAAGAAGAGGCTTCTAAAATTCAAGCGCTACAG GATCAGCTTAGCCGGTGTAATGATGCCCTAGAGAGTTCTGAAGAACTTCTGGAACTTGCTGTGCAGTCACTGGACATAAAGGACCGTGAGGAATTCTTGAAG ACTGCCAGACAGATCAAAGATAG AGTCACAATGGCTTCAGCGTTCCGCATCTCTCTGAAACCAAAGGTCAGTGATAGTATGTCTCATTTGATGGTGGACTTCGCTCTGGAAAGGCGCATGCTCCAGGCTGTAAAGTTTTTGCCAG TCCCTAAAGCTCCAGAGATCGATCTAGCAGCATGTCTGGTTGCTGATAACTGCATAACAGTAGCATGGAGAATGCCTGAAGAAGACAGTAGAGTTGATCATTTTATACTGGAGTATAAGAAAACCAACTTTGATGGGCTTCCTCGAGTAAAAGATGAACAGCGTTGGGAACTCATAGACTATATTAAAGCCACTGAATATACATTATCAG GACTGAAATTTGATACAAAATACATGAACCTGAGAGTACAAGCTTGCAACAAAGCTGTGGCAGGGGAATACTCTGATCCTGTGACTCTGGAAACCAAAG CATTTGTGTTCAGTTTGGACAGTACTTCATCTCATCTGAACTTGAAAGTTGAAGATACTTACGTTGAATGGGACCCTACTGGAGGCAAAGgccaagaaaaaataaaagggaaagaaaataaaagcag TGGCCAGAATCCTCTGCTGAAGAGCAATAGAAG AAGTAGTACATCGTCTCCAAAGAGGACATCCATTAGCCCAAGATCCTCAGCGAGGGGCAGCAGAGATCGTTTTATTGGTGAATCATACACAGTGTTGG GAGATACTGCTATTGAAAGTGGACAGCATTACTGGGAAGTGAGAGTTCAGAAGGACTGCAAATCTTACAGTGTGGGAGTAACTTACAGAAACCTGGGGAAATTTGACCAACTGGGAAAGACTAATTCAAGCTGGTGCATTCATATCAACAACTGGCTGCAAACcacattttcagcaaaacataATAATAAGACCAAGATTCTAGATGTACCTGTTCCAGACAGAATAGGAGTGTATTGCGACTTTGATGGAG GTCACCTTGCATTTTATAATGCAAACTCAAAGGAGCTGTTACACACCTTCAGAACAAAGTTTACCCAGCCGTTACTACCAGGCTTCATG ATCTGGTGTGGTGGGCTTACAGTGAATACTGGGTTGCAGGTGCCAAGCCCTGTGAAAACACTccagaaaagtgaaaatggaTTGAGTGGTTCAACAAGCAGCCTAAACAATATTGCCTAG